Proteins found in one Lachancea thermotolerans CBS 6340 chromosome C complete sequence genomic segment:
- a CDS encoding C2H2-type zinc finger protein (conserved hypothetical protein), with amino-acid sequence MAKSQLHEEPQRVPAFWETYQPLDGSRVAGDLFTSFKSSEEVLSLTSHHALFQQDQMHMYTDGLATNPLVFGDSHFQFQDHGEHGGHDSCDAHDARDSYAYISGSSSCDELPPAHAQPHGAGASAGPLTFSDLEESDSTDADALFVAEPCGRSRCALPARSDSFDLAQLLYSHSSSPSRPPWSLVDAQKRNKSTNDVASGRRSSHCRAKRPSFATLDAGKTASEDARAVSKLKLQPRYVCASCGKCFNRPSSLATHNNTHTGDKPFTCPFENCDKQFNARSNMTRHYKLHFKTEGGTYLLPNGEVTRARPPMRQLVGMQSNVAASDLISFSETSEDLPLAGP; translated from the coding sequence ATGGCTAAGTCACAGCTGCACGAAGAACCACAGCGCGTACCGGCGTTCTGGGAGACGTACCAGCCGCTGGACGGCTCGAGGGTCGCAGGCGACTTGTTCACGTCGTTCAAGTCGTCCGAAGAGGTGCTGAGCCTGACGTCGCACCACGCGCTTTTCCAGCAGGACCAGATGCACATGTACACGGACGGGCTGGCCACGAACCCGCTGGTGTTCGGCGACTCGCACTTCCAGTTCCAGGACCACGGCGAACACGGCGGGCACGACTCGTGCGACGCCCACGACGCCCGCGACAGCTATGCGTACATCTCCGGCTCCAGCTCGTGCGACGAACTTCCGCCGGCCCACGCGCAGCCGCACGGCGCTGGCGCGAGCGCAGGCCCGCTCACCTTCTCGGACCTGGAGGAGTCCGACTCCACCGACGCGGACGCTCTGTTCGTGGCCGAGCCCTGCGGGCGGTCGCGCTGCGCGCTACCGGCCCGCTCGGACTCCTTCGACCTGGCACAGTTGCTCTACTCGCACTCCAGCTCGCCCTCGCGCCCGCCCTGGAGCCTGGTCGACGCCCAGAAGCGCAACAAGAGCACCAACGACGTGGCCAGCGGACGCCGTTCCTCACACTGCCGCGCCAAGCGTCCTAGTTTTGCGACGCTCGACGCTGGCAAGACCGCCTCCGAAGACGCGCGGGCCGTGTCGAAGCTCAAGCTCCAGCCGCGCTACGTCTGCGCCAGCTGTGGTAAGTGCTTCAACCGGCCCTCCTCACTGGCCACCCACAACAACACCCATACGGGCGACAAGCCCTTCACCTGCCCGTTCGAGAACTGCGACAAGCAGTTCAACGCCCGCTCGAACATGACGCGCCACTACAAGCTACACTTCAAAACAGAGGGCGGCACTTACCTACTGCCGAACGGCGAAGTGACCCGCGCCCGGCCCCCCATGCGCCAGCTGGTCGGCATGCAGAGCAACGTCGCGGCGTCGGACCTCATCTCCTTCTCGGAGACCTCCGAAGACCTGCCTCTCGCGGGCCCCTAA